The nucleotide sequence TAGGACTGATTACCGGAAAGCTTCCGGAAGGCGGAATCACTTGGAATACGATAGGATTGTGGCTGATACCGATTATAGCCGGCGGAAGCTCATATCTGACATCTAAGCTCACTCAGGCAATGCAGCCGCCGCAACCGGTTCAGAAAGATGAGAACGGTTTGGAAAAGCCGAATCCAATGAAGACAATGATGATAATGATGCCGCTTTTCTCGGCGTGGATTGCTTTTACAATGCCGGCGGCTATAGGTTTCTACTGGATTTTGAGCAGTATTCTCCAGTTGGTACAGCAGATTGCGATTAATAAAGTTGCTAATGTGGATTTAACGGATGATATCGTTAAGGAGGAAATGGAAAATGCCAAGAAAAATAGAAAAAAACGCAAAAAGTAAAGAGGAAGCGTTAAGGCTTGCCGCTGAAGAATTCGGAGTTTCCATTGAGGAACTTTCTTATACGGTTGAGAGAGAAATCGGCAAAGGAATTCTTGGACGGCTGCTTGGCAGAGAGGTTATTATTTCGGCTTGGATAACGAAGGAAGCGCAGGAGGAAGAACAGCTCCGCAACGCGAGAGAGCAGCGAAGACAGGTTCGTGAGAGAAAAGCCGCTGAATCGGCGAAAAAAACCGATGCTTCAAAACAAAATAATAAGAACACTGAAATAGAAAAACCGCTGATAAAAAAAGAACAGCCGGCGGCTAAGAAGGAACAGCCGGTTAAGAAACAGGCTGCCGTTCAGACTTCTGACGGTGAGACTGAAAAACAGCAGGAGACGTCAAAACAGCAGGAACAGGCTCCTAAAAAGGAAAGAAACCGTGAGGTCACAGAAAAGTCAGTGAGCGACGCACAGTATTTTGCTGAGAATGTTATACACATGATGGGGCTTCCGGAGGCTAAGGTTGAAGCTTCAAACGGCGGAAGCGCAGTGGATGTTGAAGTTTCAGGCGAGAGAATGGGCTTGCTTATAGGAAAGCGCGGTGATACGCTTGACGCTGTTCAGTATCTTACCAGCCTGTATGTAAATAGGGAGAAAAATTCCTATATAAAGGTAAATATTGATACTGAAGGATATCGTGCAAAGCGTGAGGAGACCCTGATAAAGCTGGCGCATAGCTTAGAGAGACGCGTTCTCAGAGAGAGAAAGCCCGTCACCCTTGAACCTATGTCTCCGAACGAGAGAAGAATAATTCATTCTGCTCTTCAGGATAATGACCGGATAAAGACCTACAGTGTTGGCGAGGAGCCAAACCGTAAGGTGGTTGTAGCGCTTCAGGACTAGTTATGGGATATAATTTTTTTGAAAATAAGGATTGTGAATATTACCCTTGTCATAAAGCGGAGCGGATAAATTGTCTGTTCTGCTTTTGTCCTTTATATAGTACAGACTGCGGCGGAAACTTCAAATGGATATATGACAGGAATGGCAAACTGATTAAGGATTGCTCCAATTGTATAATTCCGCATACAGATGGCGGATATGAGTATGTGACAGGGCGTCTTGCAGGAAAAGGAGATAAAAAGATGGAAGAGCATATGAGTTTGGAACAGGTAATCGATTTGGATAAAAAGTATTATATGAATACCTTTGGCGACAGAATACCTTTATGTTTTACTGAGGGAAACGGAATAGAACTTACGTCAACGGACGGAGACGTGTATAAGGATTTTTTTGCGGGCATAGCTGTCTGCTCACTGGGATATAACCATGAAAGACTGACCCGTGAACTGACCGAACAAGTAAAACAGCTTATACATACATCCAGCGTATATTACGTTGAAAATCAAGCGAGACTTGCAGAAATGCTGGTTAAGCACAGCTGCGGCGACAGAGTGTTTTTTTGCAGCACAGGCGCCGAGGCAAATGAAGGCGCGATAAAACTTGCGAAAAAATATCAGGTAGAGAAAGGAAATAAAAATAAGATTGAATTTGTTACCCTTAAAAACTCGTTTCACGGACGAACCCTGGCCACTGTGGCAGCTACAGGTCAGCCCAAATATCAAGCGCCGTATCAGCCTTTGATAGAAAAGTTTGTTCATATAGACAGAGACGATATATCAGGGCTGGAGAATGCTGTCAATGAAAATACCGCCGGAATCATGATTGAACTGATACAGGGCGAGAGCGGAGTGAATCCTGTGAGCCGGGAGTTTGCGGAAAAGGCAGCTGAACTTTGCAGAAAAAATGACATTGCACTTATTGTGGATGAGGTTCAGACAGGAATTGGCAGAACCGGAAAACTTTTTGCATATGAACTTTATGATTTAAAACCTGACATTGTTACAATGGCAAAGGGGTTGGGCGGAGGAGTTCCAATAGGAGCCTTCTGCGCTAGCGAGAAATTTGCTTCAGCGTTTAAACCCGGTGACCATGGAACCACTTTCGGAGGAAACCCTCTGTCAACCAGGGCCGGATTGGTAGTTTTGGATGAACTTATACACGGCGGAGTATTGGAAAATATCGGAGAGACAGGTTCATACTTATTTGATAAATTAAGACAGCTGGCGGATGCAAATTCAAAAATTGCAAATGTGCGCGGCCGCGGACTGATGTGCGGACTGGAGTTTTCAGAACCTATAGCCAAAGAGATAGGTGAAAAGCTTAGGGAGAATAAAGTTTTGGTAGGCGTTGTGGGCGATAGGGTTCTGCGTATAGTACCGCCGCTTATAGTGACAAAATCCGATATTGATTATTTAATTAACGCTTTAAAGGAGGCAATATAAATATGAAACATTTTATTAGTTTGCATGACATTACACATGAGGAGTTTTCCCAGCTTTTATCTTTGGCTGATAAGCTCAAGAAAGAACAAAAATCTGGGAAAGAACACCATATATTAAAAGGTAAAACTTTGGGTATGATATTTACGAAGTCGTCAACCAGAACCCGTGTGTCTTTCGAGGTTGGAATGTATCAGCTCGGCGGTCAGGCGCTGTTTTTAAGCTCAAATGATATTCAGCTGGGCAGAGGCGAGACTATTTACGATACGGCTAATGTTCTGAGCAGATTTTTAGACGGAATTATGATTAGAACATTTGACCATCAGGACGTTCTGGATTTAGCAAAGTACGGCACTATTCCAATTATTAACGGTCTTACTGATTTGCTTCATCCGTGTCAGGCGCTTGCAGATTTGATGACTATTCAAGAGCATAAAGGTCAGCTCCGAGGCCTTAAATTGGCGTATATAGGCGACGGCAATAACGTTGCACATTCGCTGATGTATGCCTGCGCTAAAGCGGGAATGGATATAAGTATCGGAACTCCGGCAGGCTATGAATGCGATAAGGAGATTGTGGCAAACGCTGTTGAGGACGCGAAAAGTATGGGAAGCAAGGTTGTTTTGACAAACGACCCTGTGGAGGCTATAAAAGACGCGGACGTTGTCTATACTGATACATGGGCAAGTATGGGTCAAGAAGCGGAAAAGGCAGAGAGAGCTGAAATATTTAAAGATTATCAGGTGAATTCGAAATTATTCGGGTACTCAAAGCCTGACAGTGTGTTTATGCACTGCTTGCCGGCGTACAGAGGTTATGAAGTGACAGAGGATGTTATTGACAGCGGAAGAAGTATCATATTTGACGAGGCAGAGAACAGACTTCATGCCCAAAAGGCGGTTATGGCTATGTTGATGGTAGGTGACAATAAGTAATGGATAAGCTTTATGCGTTTGAGGTAAAAAGAGCCAGCGAGGAGGATATTCCTGCAATCATCAAGATAACAAAGGACGCGTTTTTGAAATATTGTGAAATGGCCGGTCTGAGTTACGATATAGAGGCTCTTAACGAAACATACGATGATGTTAAGCATGATATAGAGACCAAAGAGGTCTATGTAGTTTTTATAGACAACGAGCCTATAGGTGCGGTTCGTATCGAGCTCCAGGACAATAACGAGGCGTATCTGAGCAGATTCGCGGTTAAGTCCAGCGAGAGGAATAACGGTATAGGAAAGACGCTGATGAATGTTGTTGACAGCGTTATGCGTGAGAACGGAGTAAAATATCTGCGTCTGCATACAGGTTCCCACGTGACCCCTCTGATAAGGTTTTACTACGGCAGAGGTTTTTACATAGCTTCAGTAGAGAACAGCCGCGGATATCCCAGAGCTGAACTTATAAAGGATTATACAAAGAATCCTCAGGAGCGTTTTTGTAAATAACCGGAGGTAGATTCCTATGAGAATAAGCGAGTTATATAAAAATAGATTTGAAGGAGATTCAGTCAGCGTAAGCGGCTGGATAAGAACACTTAGATGTTCTAAGAGTTTTGGGTTTATAGAATTAAATGACGGGTCTTCGTTTAAAAACCTTCAAATCGTTATTGAAGAAGATAAGCTGGAGAACTATTCAGAGGTTTCAAAACTGAGCGTCGGTTCTTCTGTCTCGGTTAAAGGAAATCTGGAATTCACGCCGGAAGCCAAACAGCCATTTGAGCTGAAAGCGTCTGAAGTAGAAATACAAGGCGTCAGCGCGCCGGATTATCCTTTGCAGAAGAAAAGGCATTCGTTTGAGTTTTTGAGAACTATTCCTCATCTGAGACCAAGGACGAATTCGCTGTCAGCCGTTTTCAGAGTTCGTTCTATGCTGGCTCAGGCTATTCACAGATATTTTTCGGAACATGGGTTTATATATGTCAATACTCCTATCATAACCGGAAGCGACTGCGAAGGAGCCGGGGAGATGTTCAGACTGACAGCGGGAGACCCAAACAGTGCTGAAAAGCGAGAATTTTTCGGAAAGCCGGCGTCTCTTACAGTGAGCGGACAGCTTGAGGGCGAGGACTTTGCCATGGCTTTTGGGAATATATATACTTTCGGACCGACGTTCAGAGCTGAAAACAGCAACACAGCCCGTCATGCGGCGGAGTTTTGGATGGTTGAGCCCGAAATGGCGTTTGCCGGACTGAAAGAGGATATGGATTTGGCGGAGGACCTCTTAAAGTATCTGATAAAGTTTGTTCTGTCTGAGGCATGCGATGAGCTTAACTTCTTCAATAGTTTTGTGGACAAGTGTCTGCTGGAGCGGCTGAATAATGTTGCGGATAACAGTTTTGTAAGAATAACCTATACTGAGGCGGTGGAAAAACTAAAAGCCGCAAAAAAAGAGTTTAACTTCCCGGTTGAATGGGGGATTGACTTACAAACAGAGCATGAGAGGTATTTGACAGAAGAGGTTTATAAGCGCCCGGTGTTTGTAACCGATTATCCTAAGGATATCAAAGCGTTTTATATGAGACTGAATGATGACGGAAAGACTGTTGCGGCTGTGGACTGTTTAGTTCCCGGAGTAGGCGAAATAATAGGCGGCAGTCAGCGTGAAGAGCGGCTGAGCGTTCTTGAGGAGCGTATGGAGGAACTGGGACTATCTCAGGAGGACTATAAGCGTTATCTGGATCTGAGACGTTATGGAACATGCAAACATGCCGGATTTGGTCTTGGATTTGAACGTTTGGTTATGTATGTGACAGGTATGCAGAATATTAGGGATGTTATACCATATCCCAGAATAGTGAATAATTTGGTTTAAGGAGCATTTTTATGTTTGATTTGGTTTGGAAGCTGCTGCTTTTGGTGGCTCTTGTATTTATAATAGTAAAGCGTGCCGGTATTGTTGCGCTGTTTGCCAAATATAAATATAGCAAGGGTGACTATAACGGAGCGCTTAAGATTTTCAGAATTGCCGACAAGGTAGGAAATTTAGGTATAGGGGATAAGATTCTGTTTGGTTACAATTGTCTCAGATGCGGGGAATTGGCAGCGGCTAAGAATGTATTCAGCATGGCTTATATGCTGTCTAAGCCTGCGTCTGCCGATAGGTTCAGGATAATGTCTCTTCAGGCGCTGGTTGCCTGGAAAGAAGGGGATATTGAACTGGCGGTAGGAAAGCTGGAGGACGTATATAACCAGGGCTTTAAGAACACTAATATTTATCAAAATTTAGGAATAATGTATAATCTCAGCGGTGATTATGAAAAAGCCTTGGCTTTTAACAAAGAAGCGTATGACTATAACAGCGATGACAATATAATTGTTGATAATCTAGCCGATACTTACAGTTTAATGGGTGAGTATAAAGAGGCGGAAAAGATATATGAAGATTTAATAAACAGGGAACCCGAGCCGAGATTCCCGGAAGCATATTACGGATATGGAGAGGTTTTAATAAATCTTGGGAAAACACATGAGGGAATAGACATGATTGAGAAGTCTCTGACAAAGCCGTTTTCTTTTCTTAGTTTAAAAACCAAAGAGGATATAGAAAATATGCTTAGCTCATATAAACAGCAGGCAGGAGAAGCAGTATAGTACATAAAAGCAGCAAACATTTTACTAAGAAATTGTTTAAAAGCATGTTATCTTTTATTAGTCGTTATTAGATTAAATAATATATTATTTTTATAGTTAGGTTTTATATAGTTTTATAAAATTTTAAGACAAATGATATGCACCTCGAAAGTTAAACACTTTTGGAGGTGCATATTTTTATGAGAAAACTAAATATATAATATTTGTTAATAATGGATATGAGGATAAAAGGTTTTAATTACGAAGAACCAATAATATAATGCCGGAGAAAGGGAGTTTTAGTTGGAATTTGCAAAATTGGCTTAAAAAGCGGTAATGAATATTTATAGAAGAAAAAACGAAAAATTTTATAGTAGAACTAAGATAAGATCTTGTAATGCGGTTTCACAAGAAAAGTCAAACTAAGATATGATAAAGGCCTGATATTACTTAAAGTGTGTCAAGAAAAATAGACTGCATGAGCCAGGGGACAATAGAAAACTTTTTAGCGGATTAAAGGACTTAACCGCTTAAAAGATTTACTATGGAGAATATATTTTTAATGCGGAAAATTTAATTAAAGAGATATAGCTTTATATTGATGATTTCAGATACACTGAATACCGGTGAAGTTAAAAAATGAGTTCGGTACTTAACCGAACTCATTCTTAAATATTTAATTTATTAACGTCTAATCTTTGTGATACGATTTAAAGTTTAGATAAAATATAATTACTATACAAAGATATTACTTATTATCAAAAATTTTAGCTTGGTGCGCCTTTCTGTAACTGTCGGGCGTACAGCCGGTATACTTTTTAAACGAGGTGTAAAAATAACTTCCCGAGTTCAGACCTACGGCTCTTCCTATATCCCTGGCGGTCAGATTGGTTTCTATCAGCATTTTGCATACCTGGTCAAAACGCTTCTGTGCCAAATATTCCGAAATAGAAACGCCCTGGCTCTTTTTGAATATGCTCCTAATATAATTCGAACTTCTGTTAACATTTGCGGCTATCGCCTCAACCGACAGTTCAGGGTCTTTGTAATTGTCATTTATATAGTTGATTATATTAGTGACTATCATATCTTTCTTTGTATCGGGCTTTTGGGCGGATATAATATCCATTATCTCCATACACCGCGACTTTATAAATCTTGTCAGATCATCAATTGACTCAAGCGTGCTTAAGTCCTCTATAACGCTGTTG is from Monoglobus pectinilyticus and encodes:
- a CDS encoding acetylornithine/succinylornithine family transaminase; its protein translation is MGYNFFENKDCEYYPCHKAERINCLFCFCPLYSTDCGGNFKWIYDRNGKLIKDCSNCIIPHTDGGYEYVTGRLAGKGDKKMEEHMSLEQVIDLDKKYYMNTFGDRIPLCFTEGNGIELTSTDGDVYKDFFAGIAVCSLGYNHERLTRELTEQVKQLIHTSSVYYVENQARLAEMLVKHSCGDRVFFCSTGAEANEGAIKLAKKYQVEKGNKNKIEFVTLKNSFHGRTLATVAATGQPKYQAPYQPLIEKFVHIDRDDISGLENAVNENTAGIMIELIQGESGVNPVSREFAEKAAELCRKNDIALIVDEVQTGIGRTGKLFAYELYDLKPDIVTMAKGLGGGVPIGAFCASEKFASAFKPGDHGTTFGGNPLSTRAGLVVLDELIHGGVLENIGETGSYLFDKLRQLADANSKIANVRGRGLMCGLEFSEPIAKEIGEKLRENKVLVGVVGDRVLRIVPPLIVTKSDIDYLINALKEAI
- the jag gene encoding RNA-binding cell elongation regulator Jag/EloR, which translates into the protein MPRKIEKNAKSKEEALRLAAEEFGVSIEELSYTVEREIGKGILGRLLGREVIISAWITKEAQEEEQLRNAREQRRQVRERKAAESAKKTDASKQNNKNTEIEKPLIKKEQPAAKKEQPVKKQAAVQTSDGETEKQQETSKQQEQAPKKERNREVTEKSVSDAQYFAENVIHMMGLPEAKVEASNGGSAVDVEVSGERMGLLIGKRGDTLDAVQYLTSLYVNREKNSYIKVNIDTEGYRAKREETLIKLAHSLERRVLRERKPVTLEPMSPNERRIIHSALQDNDRIKTYSVGEEPNRKVVVALQD
- the argF gene encoding ornithine carbamoyltransferase, coding for MKHFISLHDITHEEFSQLLSLADKLKKEQKSGKEHHILKGKTLGMIFTKSSTRTRVSFEVGMYQLGGQALFLSSNDIQLGRGETIYDTANVLSRFLDGIMIRTFDHQDVLDLAKYGTIPIINGLTDLLHPCQALADLMTIQEHKGQLRGLKLAYIGDGNNVAHSLMYACAKAGMDISIGTPAGYECDKEIVANAVEDAKSMGSKVVLTNDPVEAIKDADVVYTDTWASMGQEAEKAERAEIFKDYQVNSKLFGYSKPDSVFMHCLPAYRGYEVTEDVIDSGRSIIFDEAENRLHAQKAVMAMLMVGDNK
- the asnS gene encoding asparagine--tRNA ligase — its product is MRISELYKNRFEGDSVSVSGWIRTLRCSKSFGFIELNDGSSFKNLQIVIEEDKLENYSEVSKLSVGSSVSVKGNLEFTPEAKQPFELKASEVEIQGVSAPDYPLQKKRHSFEFLRTIPHLRPRTNSLSAVFRVRSMLAQAIHRYFSEHGFIYVNTPIITGSDCEGAGEMFRLTAGDPNSAEKREFFGKPASLTVSGQLEGEDFAMAFGNIYTFGPTFRAENSNTARHAAEFWMVEPEMAFAGLKEDMDLAEDLLKYLIKFVLSEACDELNFFNSFVDKCLLERLNNVADNSFVRITYTEAVEKLKAAKKEFNFPVEWGIDLQTEHERYLTEEVYKRPVFVTDYPKDIKAFYMRLNDDGKTVAAVDCLVPGVGEIIGGSQREERLSVLEERMEELGLSQEDYKRYLDLRRYGTCKHAGFGLGFERLVMYVTGMQNIRDVIPYPRIVNNLV
- a CDS encoding GNAT family N-acetyltransferase, whose protein sequence is MDKLYAFEVKRASEEDIPAIIKITKDAFLKYCEMAGLSYDIEALNETYDDVKHDIETKEVYVVFIDNEPIGAVRIELQDNNEAYLSRFAVKSSERNNGIGKTLMNVVDSVMRENGVKYLRLHTGSHVTPLIRFYYGRGFYIASVENSRGYPRAELIKDYTKNPQERFCK
- a CDS encoding tetratricopeptide repeat protein, with the protein product MFDLVWKLLLLVALVFIIVKRAGIVALFAKYKYSKGDYNGALKIFRIADKVGNLGIGDKILFGYNCLRCGELAAAKNVFSMAYMLSKPASADRFRIMSLQALVAWKEGDIELAVGKLEDVYNQGFKNTNIYQNLGIMYNLSGDYEKALAFNKEAYDYNSDDNIIVDNLADTYSLMGEYKEAEKIYEDLINREPEPRFPEAYYGYGEVLINLGKTHEGIDMIEKSLTKPFSFLSLKTKEDIENMLSSYKQQAGEAV